The following coding sequences are from one Streptomyces sp. NBC_01232 window:
- a CDS encoding bleomycin resistance protein, which translates to MTEKTIPILPCRTLQPVLDFYLALGFEVTFQQRSPNPYAVVERGGIELQFFGLKQYEPTQSVSTCYVVTDDVDGLHDAFRTGLRSAYGRVPTRGLPRIGPLKDMSYGVRQFLMTDPGGNCIRVGQPTSADQHHRPAPDETFARALHMASLFADSKDDPSGAARIIDRALRMEGERPTPVQLVRLLVLRADTAGRLGDRETMTTALDEAAAVHLTAEEQESVHDDIARLKDLRNQPPQ; encoded by the coding sequence ATGACCGAGAAGACGATTCCGATCCTGCCGTGCCGCACCCTCCAGCCCGTCCTCGACTTCTACCTCGCGCTCGGCTTCGAGGTGACCTTTCAGCAACGGAGCCCCAATCCCTACGCGGTCGTGGAACGAGGAGGCATCGAGCTCCAGTTCTTCGGCCTGAAGCAGTACGAGCCGACCCAGTCGGTCAGCACGTGCTACGTGGTGACCGATGACGTCGACGGCCTGCACGATGCCTTCCGGACCGGCCTCAGGTCGGCGTACGGGAGGGTCCCGACCCGTGGGCTGCCACGCATCGGGCCGCTGAAGGACATGTCGTACGGCGTGCGGCAGTTCCTCATGACCGATCCGGGCGGCAACTGCATCCGTGTCGGGCAGCCGACGAGCGCGGACCAACACCACCGACCCGCCCCGGACGAGACCTTCGCCCGCGCTCTCCACATGGCGTCCCTCTTCGCGGACTCGAAGGACGACCCGAGCGGCGCCGCAAGGATCATCGATCGCGCCCTCCGCATGGAGGGCGAACGACCCACCCCGGTGCAACTGGTCCGCCTCCTGGTCCTGCGAGCGGATACCGCCGGCCGCCTGGGCGACAGGGAGACCATGACGACCGCCCTCGATGAGGCCGCTGCGGTTCACCTCACCGCCGAGGAGCAGGAGTCGGTCCACGATGACATCGCACGCCTGAAGGATCTCCGAAACCAACCGCCGCAATGA
- a CDS encoding PucR family transcriptional regulator: MTASKPAESAVGPQFGGVPVHKRLLAAAPALASAVTARLVEQLPAYGALPSEQLHGEITKEVDRGIRAFIRVLRHGELPEEAELARISESSARRADEGVPLEAVVGAYHFGAEECAAQILATAEPGDLPDVLLVQRRLLGYLRQVSCAVAAGYVQERQAALGDEQVARQSLLSRLMEGGDPQAAADRAGIRLPPTYLALSIAMGPHPDELRPGVNHSVAARRKLRRLRNELQRQTPGVPLSVLSGDGGLVLIPYETPAADFAAADRERLTRLVEQLGRICGAELLVAAAAAAPDSVADAARMVGEVRRVAQASGRGPGLYLLDDVLLEYQLSRPSRARDGLAALLGPLAGRPELLDTLRTFLSCGLDRRRAAARLQVHPNTVDYRLRKATELTGLDAARGADLLTLHAALAAHDSVRQGEPDTG; encoded by the coding sequence GTGACCGCATCCAAACCCGCGGAAAGCGCGGTGGGGCCGCAGTTCGGCGGCGTCCCGGTTCACAAGCGGCTTCTGGCCGCCGCGCCGGCCCTGGCGTCGGCGGTGACGGCCCGGCTCGTCGAGCAGCTGCCCGCCTACGGAGCACTGCCCTCGGAACAGCTCCACGGTGAGATCACCAAGGAGGTGGACCGTGGAATCCGGGCCTTCATCCGGGTGCTGCGCCACGGCGAGCTGCCGGAGGAGGCCGAGTTGGCGAGGATCAGCGAGTCGTCGGCTCGACGCGCCGACGAGGGCGTGCCGCTGGAAGCCGTCGTGGGCGCCTACCACTTCGGTGCGGAGGAGTGCGCGGCCCAGATCCTTGCGACGGCCGAGCCGGGCGACCTGCCGGACGTGCTGCTGGTCCAGCGCCGACTGCTCGGCTACCTCCGACAGGTGAGCTGCGCGGTCGCGGCAGGGTACGTGCAGGAGCGGCAGGCGGCCCTCGGTGACGAGCAGGTCGCCCGGCAGTCCCTGCTGTCCCGGCTGATGGAGGGCGGCGACCCGCAGGCCGCGGCCGACCGTGCAGGCATCCGGCTGCCCCCCACGTACCTCGCCCTGAGCATCGCCATGGGACCGCACCCGGATGAGCTGCGGCCCGGCGTGAACCACTCTGTTGCCGCTCGCCGCAAACTCCGGCGGCTGCGCAACGAATTGCAGCGCCAGACACCGGGTGTCCCGCTGTCCGTGCTGTCCGGCGACGGGGGGCTGGTGTTGATCCCGTACGAGACGCCGGCCGCCGACTTCGCCGCCGCGGACCGGGAGCGGCTCACCCGGCTCGTCGAGCAGCTCGGTCGGATCTGCGGCGCGGAGCTGCTGGTGGCAGCTGCCGCTGCCGCACCGGACTCCGTCGCGGACGCCGCCCGGATGGTCGGTGAAGTACGGCGGGTGGCCCAGGCATCCGGTCGAGGGCCCGGACTCTACCTGCTCGACGATGTGCTGCTGGAGTACCAGCTGAGCCGCCCGAGCCGGGCCAGGGACGGGCTCGCCGCGCTGCTGGGCCCACTGGCCGGGCGCCCGGAACTGCTCGACACGTTGCGCACCTTCCTCTCCTGTGGCCTCGACCGACGCCGAGCCGCCGCCCGGCTCCAGGTACACCCCAACACGGTGGACTACCGCCTGCGCAAGGCGACGGAGCTCACCGGACTGGACGCGGCCCGGGGCGCCGACCTGCTGACGCTGCACGCCGCACTGGCCGCCCACGACTCCGTACGGCAGGGCGAGCCCGATACCGGCTGA
- a CDS encoding MIP/aquaporin family protein, whose amino-acid sequence MTATEPVGTPIPADEPQPAPGATPPRTPLIARAAAELVGTAALVAVVVGSGIQATKLTQDVALQLLANSTATVFGLGVLIALLGPVSGAHFNPAVTLAEWWTARRGGAGVTARELAVYVPSQIVGAIAGAVLADAMFGEPLVKWSTHDRSAGNLLLGEVIATAGLILLIFGLARTDRLRFAPVAVASYIGAAYWFTSSTSFANPAVTIGRAFTDTFAGIAPASVPGFIGMQLIGAAVGLALVAVIFMRPRTHGGTPSA is encoded by the coding sequence TTGACCGCCACCGAGCCCGTCGGCACCCCGATACCTGCCGACGAGCCCCAGCCCGCACCCGGCGCGACGCCGCCCCGCACCCCGCTGATCGCCCGCGCCGCCGCCGAGCTGGTCGGTACCGCGGCCCTCGTGGCGGTCGTCGTCGGCTCGGGAATCCAGGCCACGAAGCTCACCCAGGACGTGGCCCTGCAGCTGCTGGCCAACTCCACCGCCACGGTCTTCGGGCTCGGCGTCCTCATCGCTCTCCTCGGCCCGGTCTCCGGCGCGCACTTCAACCCCGCCGTGACGCTGGCCGAGTGGTGGACCGCCCGCCGAGGCGGCGCCGGCGTCACCGCCCGTGAGCTGGCCGTGTATGTGCCCTCGCAGATCGTCGGCGCCATCGCGGGCGCCGTCCTCGCGGACGCAATGTTCGGTGAGCCGCTGGTCAAGTGGTCCACCCACGACCGCTCCGCCGGGAACCTCCTCCTCGGCGAGGTGATCGCCACGGCCGGGTTGATCCTGCTGATCTTCGGCCTGGCGCGAACCGACCGCCTCCGCTTCGCGCCCGTCGCTGTCGCCTCGTACATCGGCGCCGCGTACTGGTTCACCTCCTCCACCTCTTTCGCCAACCCGGCCGTCACCATCGGCCGCGCCTTCACCGATACGTTCGCGGGCATCGCCCCGGCCTCGGTGCCCGGCTTCATCGGCATGCAGCTGATCGGCGCCGCGGTGGGCCTGGCCCTGGTAGCGGTCATCTTCATGCGCCCCAGGACTCACGGCGGAACGCCCTCGGCATGA
- a CDS encoding lipase family protein, with amino-acid sequence MPRNTVRLLATALVAAMVVTAAPAATAAAVTPSSAGASDPFYTYTGSEPLSSFAPGTVLKTRTLQYHLVGLPTSLRAIQLLYRTTDAQGRPSANVTTVVRSLTGDGSKAVSYQSFYDSLNPEDGPSRAIAGDLTLGGVIANAEAVFMAPLLLQGYDLVIPDTEGQTANFAAGPEYATNTLDSIRAATRSAETGMDADTRFGLMGYSGGAIATNWAAALAPSYAPEVNSKLVGFAEGGLLVDPAHNLKYVDGSLVWSGVIPMAVIGVSRSYDIDLKPYLNAYGLEVYKKLEHGSIVDALGHYPGLTWKKMAKPQYSDPNSVPAFVQAVNRINLGSAPTPTIPGFIAQGNGGVLEGTFSNRQGIGTGDGVMVAGDVRTLARQYCGAGNGSIKYQQFDLLSHVAVPVVWAPVAMGWLNDRFAGGNAPSDCGRIPAGNSLAPESPVPAS; translated from the coding sequence ATGCCCAGAAACACTGTTCGTCTCCTGGCCACCGCCCTTGTCGCCGCGATGGTCGTGACCGCCGCTCCTGCGGCAACGGCCGCCGCGGTCACGCCGTCGAGTGCCGGCGCGAGCGACCCCTTCTACACCTACACCGGCAGCGAGCCCCTGTCCTCGTTCGCGCCGGGCACCGTGCTGAAGACTCGGACGCTGCAGTACCACCTCGTGGGCCTTCCCACGTCGCTCAGGGCGATCCAACTGCTCTATCGCACGACCGACGCCCAGGGCCGTCCGTCCGCCAACGTGACCACGGTGGTGCGCAGCCTGACGGGCGACGGCAGCAAGGCGGTGTCCTACCAGTCGTTCTACGACTCGCTCAACCCCGAGGACGGTCCGTCCCGGGCCATCGCCGGTGACCTCACCCTGGGCGGCGTCATTGCGAATGCCGAGGCCGTCTTCATGGCTCCGCTGCTGCTGCAGGGCTACGACCTCGTCATCCCGGACACCGAGGGACAGACCGCCAACTTCGCGGCCGGCCCCGAGTACGCGACCAACACGCTGGACTCGATCCGTGCCGCGACCCGGTCCGCGGAGACCGGCATGGACGCCGACACCAGGTTCGGCCTGATGGGATACTCCGGCGGCGCCATCGCGACCAACTGGGCGGCCGCGCTCGCACCCTCCTACGCGCCCGAGGTCAACAGCAAGCTGGTGGGTTTCGCCGAGGGCGGTCTGCTCGTGGATCCGGCGCACAACCTCAAGTACGTCGACGGCTCCCTCGTGTGGTCGGGTGTCATCCCCATGGCGGTCATCGGCGTCTCCCGGTCGTACGACATCGACCTCAAGCCCTACCTGAACGCCTACGGCCTGGAGGTGTACAAGAAGCTGGAGCACGGGTCGATCGTCGACGCGCTGGGCCACTACCCTGGCCTGACCTGGAAGAAGATGGCGAAGCCGCAGTACTCCGACCCGAATTCGGTGCCTGCCTTCGTCCAGGCGGTGAACAGGATCAACCTCGGCTCGGCACCCACCCCCACCATCCCGGGGTTCATCGCGCAGGGCAACGGGGGAGTCCTGGAAGGAACCTTCAGCAACCGCCAGGGCATCGGCACCGGTGACGGGGTCATGGTCGCCGGAGACGTGCGGACGCTCGCCCGCCAGTACTGCGGAGCCGGCAACGGATCGATCAAGTACCAGCAGTTCGACCTGCTCAGTCACGTCGCCGTGCCCGTCGTCTGGGCGCCCGTCGCGATGGGCTGGTTGAACGACCGTTTCGCAGGCGGCAACGCCCCGTCCGACTGCGGCCGCATCCCCGCAGGCAACTCGCTGGCACCGGAGAGTCCGGTGCCAGCCTCCTGA
- a CDS encoding ArsO family NAD(P)H-dependent flavin-containing monooxygenase: MTRRADVVVIGGGQAGLAAGYHLRRLGIEHVILDAQTAPGGAWQHTWDSLRLFSPAQYSSLPGRLMPSRPGELYPDGAHVVDYLTDYEKRYALPVQRGTRVDSVHRDGPGLRVETCSGSWTARAVISATGTWTRPFLPTVPGRRDYQGRQLHTVQYRSPSEFAGQRVVVVGGGNSGAQIAADLAHAGVDPTWVAQRPPRYLADDIDGRALFDHATARRRALDEGRTDAGGVASLGDIVAVPPVRAARDAGLLSARPMFTRLTTTGVEWADGTRAEADTVIWCTGFRPALAPFASLRLRGSRGRIAMDGTRTADEPRLHLLGYGDWTGPASATLIGVGRPARDAAREIARFLECAPDRRHRNRVPGSQPATELRRSSSTTLRQTP, from the coding sequence ATGACGCGGCGCGCGGACGTGGTGGTGATCGGCGGCGGCCAAGCAGGGCTCGCCGCCGGATACCACCTGCGCCGTCTGGGCATCGAGCACGTCATCCTCGACGCCCAGACGGCGCCCGGCGGAGCCTGGCAGCACACCTGGGACTCCCTGCGCCTCTTCTCCCCGGCGCAGTACTCCTCCCTGCCCGGACGGCTCATGCCCTCTCGGCCGGGCGAGCTCTACCCGGACGGCGCCCACGTCGTCGACTACCTCACCGACTACGAGAAGCGGTACGCGCTCCCCGTTCAGCGCGGCACCCGGGTCGACAGCGTGCACCGCGACGGGCCCGGCCTACGGGTCGAGACGTGCTCCGGATCGTGGACGGCCCGGGCGGTCATCAGCGCCACCGGAACGTGGACCCGCCCCTTCCTGCCCACCGTCCCCGGCCGGCGGGACTATCAGGGCCGCCAGCTGCACACCGTGCAGTACCGCAGCCCGTCCGAGTTCGCCGGGCAGCGCGTGGTCGTCGTGGGCGGGGGCAACTCCGGCGCGCAGATCGCCGCCGACCTCGCCCACGCCGGGGTCGATCCGACCTGGGTGGCCCAGCGCCCGCCCCGCTACCTCGCCGACGACATCGACGGCCGCGCCCTCTTCGACCACGCGACCGCCCGCCGTCGCGCCCTCGACGAAGGCCGCACCGACGCCGGCGGCGTCGCCTCCCTCGGCGACATCGTGGCCGTCCCGCCCGTACGCGCCGCCCGCGACGCCGGACTTCTCAGCGCCCGACCGATGTTCACCCGCCTCACCACGACCGGGGTCGAGTGGGCCGACGGCACCCGGGCCGAGGCGGACACGGTCATCTGGTGCACCGGCTTCCGCCCTGCCCTTGCCCCCTTCGCCTCGCTGCGCCTGCGCGGGAGCCGTGGCCGCATCGCGATGGACGGCACCCGCACCGCGGACGAACCCCGCCTGCACCTGCTCGGCTACGGCGACTGGACCGGCCCCGCTTCAGCCACCCTCATCGGCGTCGGCCGCCCCGCCAGGGATGCGGCCCGGGAGATCGCTCGCTTCCTCGAGTGTGCACCGGACCGCCGACACCGAAA
- a CDS encoding ArsR/SmtB family transcription factor, protein MMTSVDTDLFRVLADPLRLRIVTLLARETLCTTHLVEETGAKQTNLSNHMKVLREAGVVETEPCGRYIYYRLRPEVIEALAGQFADLARTARATAEANRKRSCP, encoded by the coding sequence ATGATGACGTCAGTCGACACTGATCTGTTCCGGGTTCTGGCCGACCCGCTCAGGCTCCGGATCGTGACCCTGCTCGCCCGTGAGACCCTCTGCACCACCCACCTCGTGGAGGAGACGGGCGCCAAGCAGACGAACCTCTCCAACCACATGAAGGTGCTGCGGGAAGCGGGGGTCGTGGAGACGGAGCCATGCGGCCGGTACATCTACTACCGCCTGCGCCCGGAAGTCATCGAAGCCCTCGCCGGTCAGTTCGCCGACCTCGCCCGGACCGCGCGTGCCACCGCAGAAGCGAACCGCAAGCGGTCCTGCCCATAA
- a CDS encoding arsenate reductase ArsC, protein MSSTPAASVLFVCIHNAGRSQMAAGFLRHLAGDRVEVRSAGSVPGEQVNPSAVAAMAELGIDISDQKPKILTPEAAQASDYIITMGCGDACPYFPGKTYLDWQLEDPAGQGVEAVRPIRDEIKGLIEGLIAEIAARPNA, encoded by the coding sequence ATGTCCTCCACCCCTGCCGCCTCCGTCCTGTTCGTCTGCATCCACAACGCCGGCCGCTCCCAGATGGCGGCCGGGTTCCTGCGCCACCTCGCCGGCGACCGCGTCGAGGTCCGCTCCGCCGGGTCCGTGCCCGGCGAGCAGGTCAACCCGTCCGCCGTCGCCGCCATGGCCGAGCTGGGCATCGACATCTCCGACCAGAAGCCGAAGATCCTCACCCCCGAGGCCGCCCAGGCGTCCGACTACATCATCACGATGGGCTGCGGCGACGCCTGCCCGTACTTCCCCGGCAAGACCTACCTCGACTGGCAGCTCGAGGACCCGGCCGGCCAGGGCGTCGAGGCGGTCCGCCCCATCCGCGACGAGATCAAGGGCCTCATCGAGGGCCTGATCGCCGAGATCGCCGCCAGGCCGAACGCCTGA